In Methylomagnum ishizawai, one DNA window encodes the following:
- a CDS encoding IS1182 family transposase: MTTRLQPSLFADPPEDAAEVACPVKPIPRGVARVLMPNRTQLELRATDLDSLLPEGHRARIVWAYVARADLGGMYAGIKAVRGGGGRTPIAPEILFALWLYATVDGVGSARAIARLCRDHDAYRWICGGVQVNHHTLSDFRADHGEALDGLLTDSVAALLAAKAVKLKRVAQDGMRVRASAGAASFRRRATLERHLEDAREQVAALKSEIDADPAAAGRRQQAARTRAARERQEKVQKALDRLPELEEIKARQGKKPEEARASATDDQATVMKMADGGYRPAYNAQFTTDTETQVIVGVEVVTTGSDMAQLEPMVDQVAGRHGQIPEEWLVDGGYPAHEQLEAVADRTTVYAPVPTPKDPATDPHAPKPNDSEAVAEWRQRMGTDDAKEIYRERAATAECVNALARNRGLQQFRVRGPGKVRCVLLLHALAHNLLRTFALAPGLLGLGIPAPEMAGMAA, translated from the coding sequence ATGACGACCCGACTCCAGCCTTCCCTGTTTGCCGACCCGCCCGAGGACGCCGCCGAGGTGGCCTGCCCGGTCAAGCCGATCCCGCGCGGGGTGGCGCGGGTGCTGATGCCGAACCGGACCCAACTGGAACTGCGGGCCACCGATCTGGATTCGCTGTTGCCGGAGGGCCACCGGGCGCGGATCGTCTGGGCCTACGTGGCGCGGGCGGACCTCGGCGGGATGTATGCCGGGATCAAGGCGGTGCGGGGGGGCGGCGGGCGCACCCCGATCGCCCCGGAAATCCTGTTCGCGCTGTGGCTGTACGCCACGGTCGACGGGGTGGGGAGCGCCCGGGCCATCGCCCGGCTGTGCCGGGACCACGACGCCTACCGCTGGATTTGCGGGGGCGTCCAGGTCAACCACCACACGCTCTCCGATTTCAGGGCCGACCATGGCGAGGCCCTGGACGGCCTGCTGACGGACAGCGTGGCGGCCCTGCTGGCGGCGAAGGCGGTGAAGCTCAAGCGGGTGGCGCAGGACGGGATGCGGGTCCGGGCCAGCGCCGGGGCGGCCTCGTTCCGGCGCCGGGCGACCCTGGAGCGGCACCTGGAGGACGCCCGCGAACAAGTGGCCGCGCTCAAATCGGAGATCGACGCCGACCCCGCGGCGGCGGGCCGGCGCCAACAGGCCGCCCGGACCCGGGCGGCCCGCGAACGCCAAGAGAAAGTCCAAAAAGCCCTGGACCGCCTGCCGGAACTGGAGGAAATCAAGGCCCGGCAGGGCAAGAAGCCGGAAGAGGCCCGCGCCTCCGCCACCGACGACCAGGCCACGGTCATGAAGATGGCCGACGGCGGCTACCGGCCCGCCTACAACGCCCAGTTCACCACCGACACCGAAACCCAAGTCATCGTCGGCGTCGAGGTCGTCACCACGGGCAGCGACATGGCCCAACTCGAGCCGATGGTCGACCAGGTCGCCGGGCGCCATGGCCAAATCCCCGAGGAATGGCTGGTGGACGGGGGCTACCCCGCTCATGAGCAATTGGAGGCAGTCGCGGATCGCACCACCGTCTATGCCCCGGTGCCGACCCCCAAAGATCCCGCAACGGATCCCCACGCCCCCAAGCCCAACGACAGCGAAGCGGTGGCCGAATGGCGGCAACGCATGGGTACCGACGACGCCAAGGAGATTTATAGGGAGCGCGCGGCCACCGCCGAATGCGTCAATGCCCTGGCGCGGAACCGGGGGTTGCAGCAGTTCCGGGTACGCGGGCCGGGCAAGGTCCGGTGCGTCCTGCTCCTCCACGCCTTGGCCCACAACCTGCTCCGCACCTTCGCCTTGGCGCCCGGGTTGCTCGGGCTGGGGATACCTGCGCCCGAAATGGCGGGAATGGCGGCCTAA
- a CDS encoding IS5 family transposase, translating to MSCLEISDRLWERVASLLEPFKRRRPGGSKPLGFRTVMNGILYVLKTGCQWNCLPPCYGSKSAVHEHFQRWAAAGVFTEMFRWSAADYEELEGFELAWQSMDGSLVQAPVRQAHCRKDEGLGRNPTDRGRSGGKIHLQVDGKGMPFAVVQAGANVHDSRLVTVTVEAAVIAAPAGTQQGPRHLCLDKGYGYERVEREVAGLGYVPHIRKIGEEKRPGSAETHPARRWVVERTFAWLKGFRAIRTRYTCRGANYLALLQFACALILERRIKANSA from the coding sequence GTGAGTTGCTTGGAAATCTCGGATCGACTGTGGGAGCGGGTAGCGTCGTTGTTGGAGCCGTTCAAGCGGCGCAGGCCGGGCGGTTCCAAGCCGCTGGGGTTCCGGACGGTCATGAATGGGATTTTGTACGTGCTCAAAACTGGTTGCCAATGGAATTGCCTGCCGCCCTGCTATGGCTCGAAGAGCGCGGTCCACGAACACTTCCAGCGATGGGCCGCTGCGGGCGTGTTCACGGAGATGTTCCGCTGGTCGGCGGCGGATTATGAGGAGCTTGAGGGTTTTGAACTGGCCTGGCAGTCGATGGACGGCAGCCTGGTGCAGGCCCCGGTGCGCCAAGCCCACTGCCGGAAGGACGAGGGGCTGGGGCGCAATCCCACGGATCGCGGGCGTAGTGGCGGCAAGATCCACCTCCAGGTGGATGGGAAAGGGATGCCCTTTGCCGTCGTGCAAGCCGGGGCCAACGTACACGACAGCCGCTTGGTGACTGTCACGGTCGAGGCGGCCGTGATCGCGGCACCCGCCGGCACCCAGCAAGGACCCCGGCATCTTTGCCTGGACAAGGGTTATGGGTACGAGCGGGTTGAGCGGGAGGTTGCGGGATTGGGCTACGTTCCCCACATTCGCAAGATCGGCGAGGAAAAACGCCCCGGCTCCGCGGAAACACACCCCGCTCGGCGGTGGGTGGTGGAGCGGACATTCGCTTGGCTCAAGGGCTTCCGGGCCATCCGAACCCGCTACACCTGCCGTGGAGCCAATTATTTGGCCCTTCTTCAATTCGCCTGCGCCCTAATCCTTGAAAGACGGATCAAGGCCAACTCCGCGTAA
- a CDS encoding YkvA family protein, giving the protein MQDYQSFRVHFSEQGLKDKLRDLPIGGELAARARRLLKLLRDPRVPVWAKALITGALGYLIFPWDASPDFLPWIGYLDDAAALAAALSAAEESLDG; this is encoded by the coding sequence ATGCAAGACTACCAATCCTTTCGGGTCCACTTCAGCGAGCAAGGGCTCAAGGACAAGCTCCGCGACCTGCCCATCGGTGGCGAACTCGCCGCGCGGGCGCGGCGGCTGCTCAAGCTGCTGCGCGATCCACGGGTGCCGGTGTGGGCCAAGGCACTGATCACCGGGGCGCTGGGCTACCTGATTTTTCCCTGGGACGCGAGTCCGGACTTCCTGCCCTGGATCGGCTACCTGGACGATGCCGCCGCCTTGGCGGCGGCGCTGTCGGCGGCTGAAGAAAGCCTGGATGGTTGA
- a CDS encoding type I restriction endonuclease subunit R: MAITNINSEDRLVQQTFADHLENVLGWDSAYAWNQETFGPSGLLGRSNEREAVLTRDLRAALERLNPGLPPKAIDEALAKLTHHDFSRSLLQHNQAFYAYLRDGVPVAYRDAKGQLRNAQAAVIDFRNHPGNNRFLAVRELKITGLRAPHYNRRADLVCFVNGLPLVFIELKAVYKNIRAGFDGNLRDYLDENVIAHAFHHNAFLIVSNGDNARYGSITSTWEHFYEWKRLDEKDQGSVKAEILLNGMMAKDRLLDLVENFILFDASKPGAVRKIVARNHQVLGVNRAVESVLKQEALKRDFPPGERLTHRAVELPTPQPAEPSNRPVSQEPQTLTVVERAHPDLGRLGVVWHTQGSGKSYSMAFFAEKVRRTVKGNFTFVLMTDRNDLDNQIYKTFVGCGVADDRTPRAGSGQELETLLGQNHRYLFSLIHKFNQDVDPGQAYSGRDDIIVISDEAHRTQAGKLARNMRLALPDAAFIGFTGTPLFKHDQLTKRIFGDYISRYDFKRSEEDGATVKLVYENRGEKLGLARLDLNERIVAAIEEADLDPDQEALLEKLLGQDYEVLTADDRLEKIAQDFVEHCTTRWESGKSMIVCIDKITCARMLMLIEPHWRAKAASIRAEADLMKPTIAAATDPEARQRLHAQRDRLLAKAAWMETTLIEIIISEAQNEVADFKKWGFDIIPHRARMKQGFETPDGKRIDVESAFKNPEHPFRIAIVCAMWLTGFDVECLSSLYLDKPMKAHTLMQAIARANRCYPGKDFGLIVDYNGMLKSLRAALAQYALGDGGDGGDEIVAPLEDRVRALVQAIEATEDHLRGLSFEPARLIGAKGFTRIQGLADAVEAIYSGAATSTPLKPGDATSSGPDESKRRFEILARVVFNRFKALLMEPSTYPYAERHDNLEAIYKKLGERRDTADVSELLKVLHRIVNEAIQTQEGRVEESEARYYDLSQIDLVKLRDEFAKKVKRKSTVIEDIRKIVEKKLAKMLMDNPQRMNYEKAYQAIVADYNSDKDRISIEETFAKLVDLVNSLDAEQRRAVEEGLSEDELALFDLLVKESLTKKERDELKEASKALLAEVERLIAPMEQWTEKEQTQAEVEVFILDNLYEALREPFYTDKNREEIAQQVYQHFWQRSAGGNSRSPLSL, translated from the coding sequence ATGGCGATCACCAACATCAACAGCGAAGACCGGCTGGTCCAACAAACCTTCGCCGACCATTTGGAGAACGTACTGGGCTGGGATAGCGCCTACGCCTGGAACCAGGAGACCTTCGGTCCTTCCGGCCTGTTGGGGCGCAGCAATGAACGCGAGGCAGTCCTGACCCGTGATCTTCGCGCCGCGCTGGAACGGCTCAATCCGGGCTTGCCGCCCAAAGCCATCGACGAAGCCCTGGCCAAGCTCACCCACCACGATTTTTCCCGCTCGCTGCTCCAACACAACCAAGCTTTCTATGCTTACCTCCGCGACGGCGTGCCGGTGGCCTACCGGGACGCCAAGGGCCAACTCCGCAACGCCCAGGCGGCGGTGATCGACTTCCGCAACCACCCCGGCAACAACCGCTTCCTCGCCGTCCGCGAACTCAAAATCACCGGCCTCCGCGCACCCCACTACAACCGCCGCGCCGACTTGGTGTGCTTCGTCAACGGCCTGCCCCTGGTGTTCATCGAACTCAAGGCGGTCTATAAAAACATCCGGGCGGGCTTCGATGGCAACCTGCGCGATTACCTCGATGAAAACGTCATCGCCCACGCCTTCCACCACAACGCCTTCCTGATCGTCAGCAACGGCGACAACGCCCGCTACGGCTCGATCACCAGCACCTGGGAACACTTCTACGAATGGAAGCGGCTGGACGAAAAGGATCAAGGCAGCGTCAAGGCGGAAATCCTGCTGAACGGCATGATGGCGAAGGACCGCCTGCTCGACCTCGTGGAGAATTTCATCCTGTTCGACGCCAGCAAGCCGGGGGCCGTGCGCAAGATCGTGGCCCGCAACCATCAGGTGTTGGGCGTGAACCGGGCGGTCGAATCGGTGCTGAAGCAAGAGGCATTGAAGCGCGACTTCCCGCCGGGCGAGCGTTTGACGCATCGCGCCGTGGAATTGCCCACGCCCCAGCCCGCTGAACCCTCCAACCGCCCCGTATCCCAGGAACCGCAGACCCTCACCGTGGTAGAGCGGGCGCACCCGGACCTAGGCCGCTTGGGCGTGGTCTGGCACACCCAGGGCAGCGGTAAGTCCTATTCGATGGCGTTCTTCGCCGAGAAGGTGCGGCGCACGGTGAAAGGCAACTTCACCTTCGTCCTGATGACCGACCGCAACGACCTGGACAACCAAATCTACAAAACCTTCGTCGGTTGCGGGGTGGCCGATGACCGGACCCCGCGTGCCGGTTCGGGCCAGGAACTGGAGACCCTGCTCGGCCAAAACCACCGCTACCTATTCAGCCTGATCCACAAGTTCAACCAGGACGTGGACCCCGGACAAGCCTATAGCGGGCGCGACGACATCATCGTGATTTCGGACGAGGCGCACCGCACCCAGGCGGGCAAGCTGGCGCGCAATATGCGGTTGGCGTTGCCGGATGCCGCCTTCATCGGTTTCACGGGCACGCCCCTGTTCAAGCACGACCAACTGACCAAGCGTATCTTCGGCGACTACATCTCCCGCTATGACTTCAAGCGCTCCGAAGAGGACGGCGCGACCGTCAAGCTGGTCTACGAAAACCGGGGCGAAAAGCTGGGACTGGCCCGGCTGGACCTGAACGAGCGCATCGTGGCGGCCATCGAGGAAGCCGACCTCGACCCGGATCAGGAAGCCCTGTTGGAGAAATTGCTGGGCCAGGATTACGAGGTGCTGACCGCCGACGACCGCCTGGAAAAAATCGCCCAGGACTTCGTGGAGCATTGCACAACCCGCTGGGAATCCGGCAAGTCGATGATCGTCTGTATCGACAAGATCACCTGCGCCCGGATGCTGATGTTGATAGAACCCCACTGGCGGGCCAAAGCCGCAAGCATCCGGGCCGAGGCCGACCTGATGAAGCCCACGATAGCGGCGGCCACGGACCCGGAAGCCCGGCAGCGCTTGCATGCCCAGCGCGACCGCCTGCTCGCCAAGGCGGCGTGGATGGAAACCACCCTCATCGAAATCATCATCAGCGAGGCGCAGAACGAGGTCGCCGACTTCAAAAAATGGGGCTTCGATATCATCCCCCACCGGGCACGCATGAAGCAGGGTTTCGAGACCCCCGACGGCAAACGCATCGATGTGGAATCCGCCTTCAAGAATCCCGAACACCCCTTCCGCATCGCCATCGTTTGCGCGATGTGGCTGACGGGCTTCGATGTCGAATGCCTATCGAGCCTGTACCTCGACAAGCCGATGAAGGCGCATACCCTGATGCAGGCCATCGCCCGTGCCAACCGTTGCTATCCCGGCAAGGATTTCGGGCTGATCGTGGACTACAACGGGATGCTCAAGAGCCTGCGCGCGGCGCTGGCCCAATACGCGCTGGGGGATGGCGGCGACGGCGGGGATGAAATCGTCGCGCCGCTGGAAGATCGGGTGCGCGCCCTGGTTCAAGCCATCGAAGCCACCGAGGACCACCTGCGCGGCCTGAGCTTCGAGCCGGCCCGTTTGATCGGGGCCAAGGGCTTTACCCGCATCCAGGGACTAGCGGACGCCGTGGAGGCGATCTATAGCGGCGCGGCGACCTCCACCCCCCTGAAGCCGGGCGATGCCACCAGCAGCGGCCCGGATGAATCCAAACGCCGCTTTGAAATCCTGGCCCGCGTGGTGTTCAACCGCTTCAAAGCCTTGCTGATGGAGCCCTCCACCTACCCCTACGCCGAGCGGCACGACAACCTCGAAGCCATCTACAAAAAGCTTGGTGAGCGGCGCGACACGGCGGACGTGAGCGAATTGCTCAAGGTATTGCACAGGATCGTCAACGAAGCCATCCAGACCCAAGAAGGCAGGGTCGAGGAATCGGAAGCCCGCTATTACGACCTCAGCCAAATAGACTTAGTCAAGTTGCGCGACGAGTTCGCCAAGAAGGTGAAGCGCAAATCGACGGTCATAGAGGACATCCGCAAAATCGTCGAGAAGAAGCTCGCCAAGATGCTGATGGACAACCCGCAGCGGATGAACTACGAGAAGGCGTATCAAGCCATCGTCGCCGACTACAACAGCGATAAGGACCGGATCAGCATAGAGGAAACTTTCGCCAAGCTGGTCGATTTGGTGAACAGCCTGGACGCCGAACAGCGCCGGGCCGTCGAGGAAGGCTTGAGCGAGGATGAATTGGCGCTGTTTGACCTATTGGTCAAAGAATCCCTGACCAAAAAAGAACGGGATGAACTGAAAGAGGCCAGCAAGGCGCTGTTGGCCGAAGTGGAGCGGCTAATCGCCCCTATGGAACAGTGGACCGAAAAGGAGCAAACCCAGGCCGAAGTCGAGGTCTTCATCCTCGACAACCTCTACGAAGCGCTGCGGGAACCCTTCTACACCGATAAGAACCGGGAAGAAATCGCCCAGCAGGTCTATCAGCATTTTTGGCAGCGTAGCGCTGGCGGAAACTCCCGGTCGCCATTGTCACTATAA
- a CDS encoding ATP-binding protein: protein MSLENQHLDRKSLRTLTGKNPGWDEIAKDCVCFANGQGGHLQIGIEDNEIHPPPDQKVAPELLDRLRKRIAELTVNVQALPQTVTAENGGQYIDLAISRSIGVASTCDGRYFLRIGDTCKPVVGDDVLRLANERPGLPWESMTSLNLPRSAIDPAKCEAFMAGIRASNRVKDSVKEKTADELLTHYGLATGTELTHLGVLLLGNASDRSRLGTAPAVQFIKYDELGQKVHKLLWDDYALSPTELVDAIWREVPDFRESYEFPEGLFRRSVPAFDEKVIRELLVNALVHRPYTQRGDIFLLLHPDRLEIINPGRLPLGVTPRNILHASQRRNDGLARVFHDLQLMEKEGSGFDLLYDRLLSSGRPVPGLLEGEDSVRVTIQRRILRPQVIKLVEEADRRFQLSQRERITLGVLAQSEGLTARELVQQLELRGTEDLRPWLGRLTTLNVVGTNGKTSALRYFVEPEWLRGARLDNTTTLTRIPPHRLRALILEDLARYPDSSSTDINRRIGTEIAARTLKRSLDKLADEGRIIFVGAVRWRRYRLSDHEK, encoded by the coding sequence ATGAGCTTGGAAAACCAGCACCTGGACCGAAAATCGCTGCGCACCCTCACCGGCAAAAACCCTGGCTGGGATGAAATAGCCAAAGACTGCGTATGCTTCGCCAACGGCCAAGGAGGACACTTACAGATTGGTATCGAGGACAACGAAATCCACCCGCCCCCCGACCAAAAAGTCGCGCCAGAACTGCTTGACCGCCTGCGTAAGCGCATCGCCGAACTCACCGTAAACGTACAAGCCCTTCCACAAACCGTCACGGCAGAGAACGGCGGCCAATATATCGATCTTGCGATTTCCCGCTCCATCGGCGTAGCATCAACCTGTGATGGCCGCTACTTCTTACGCATTGGCGATACCTGTAAGCCCGTAGTTGGCGATGATGTTCTACGACTCGCCAACGAACGGCCTGGGTTGCCGTGGGAATCCATGACCTCGCTGAATTTGCCGCGCTCAGCCATCGACCCCGCGAAATGCGAGGCTTTCATGGCGGGCATTCGCGCATCGAACCGGGTCAAGGATTCGGTCAAGGAAAAGACGGCGGATGAACTGCTCACCCACTACGGCTTGGCGACAGGAACGGAATTGACCCACCTAGGCGTTTTATTGCTCGGCAACGCTTCCGACCGAAGCCGCTTGGGAACCGCGCCAGCGGTGCAGTTCATCAAGTACGACGAACTGGGGCAAAAGGTCCACAAACTACTTTGGGATGATTATGCGCTATCCCCCACCGAACTGGTCGATGCCATCTGGCGCGAAGTCCCCGACTTCCGCGAGAGCTACGAATTCCCCGAAGGGCTTTTCCGGCGTAGCGTGCCCGCCTTCGATGAAAAGGTCATCCGCGAGTTGCTGGTGAACGCACTGGTCCACCGCCCCTACACGCAGCGCGGCGACATATTCCTACTGCTGCACCCGGATCGGCTGGAAATCATCAATCCGGGGCGCTTGCCGCTGGGCGTGACGCCACGGAATATCCTGCACGCCAGCCAGCGCCGTAACGACGGCTTGGCCCGTGTGTTCCACGATCTGCAATTGATGGAAAAGGAAGGCAGCGGTTTCGACCTGCTCTATGACCGGCTCCTATCTTCGGGCCGCCCGGTGCCGGGCTTGCTGGAAGGCGAGGACTCGGTCCGGGTCACGATTCAGCGCCGCATCTTGAGACCCCAAGTCATCAAATTGGTGGAAGAAGCCGACCGACGCTTCCAACTATCCCAGCGCGAACGAATCACCCTCGGCGTGCTGGCGCAGAGCGAGGGCTTAACCGCCAGGGAATTAGTGCAACAGTTGGAGTTGCGCGGCACGGAAGACCTGCGGCCATGGCTGGGGCGACTGACGACACTAAACGTCGTCGGCACTAACGGCAAAACCAGCGCGTTGCGTTATTTCGTGGAACCCGAATGGCTGCGTGGTGCCCGGCTCGACAATACGACAACCCTAACCCGCATCCCGCCCCATCGATTACGGGCTCTGATCCTGGAAGATTTGGCTCGCTACCCCGACTCATCCAGCACGGATATCAACCGGCGGATCGGTACCGAAATCGCCGCGAGAACGCTCAAGCGCTCACTCGACAAACTGGCCGATGAAGGAAGGATCATCTTTGTAGGGGCGGTGCGTTGGCGGCGCTACCGACTTTCAGACCATGAAAAATAA
- a CDS encoding restriction endonuclease subunit S: MSWNFSTLGEIAKRDGGIIQTGPFGSQLHQAEYQPEGIPVVMPKDIIDGHISITTIARVSEETATRLDRHKLKPSSIVLPRRGEITKRAFIRNEQEGWLCGTGCLKIELNGNILLPTFLYYFMEQLETVRWLEQHAVGTTMLNLSASIVSALPIRYPSIKSQHEIASILSSHDELIENNQRRIALLEESARLLYQEWFIRLRFPGYEHVRVVDGVPEGWELKTAYDSFQICSGGTPKTSISDYWDGDIPFYTPKDAANGIWVAHCERSITELGLKNCNSKLYPKKTVFISARGTVGKLNMAQRPMAMSQSCYALIGKDHISQIFVYMALHAAVESLRQQAVGAVFDAIVVDTFKRIHILIPPTSIIRFFDDVVGPIFEQVENLTTQSQKLRAARDLLLPRLMSGEIAV, translated from the coding sequence ATGAGCTGGAATTTCTCAACCCTTGGGGAAATCGCAAAACGCGACGGCGGGATTATTCAAACGGGACCATTTGGCTCACAACTTCATCAAGCAGAATACCAACCAGAAGGTATCCCCGTTGTTATGCCTAAAGATATAATTGATGGTCATATATCAATCACCACGATTGCTCGAGTCTCCGAAGAAACCGCAACTAGACTTGATCGCCATAAATTAAAACCAAGCTCAATAGTCTTGCCAAGGAGGGGGGAAATCACCAAACGCGCTTTCATTAGAAATGAGCAAGAGGGTTGGCTTTGCGGAACCGGATGCTTAAAGATAGAACTTAATGGAAATATCTTACTTCCGACTTTTCTATATTATTTTATGGAGCAGTTGGAAACAGTCCGATGGCTGGAGCAACACGCGGTTGGAACCACGATGTTGAATCTCAGCGCATCTATCGTGTCAGCACTTCCTATTCGTTATCCCAGTATTAAATCTCAGCATGAGATTGCTTCAATCCTTTCAAGCCATGATGAGTTAATCGAAAACAACCAACGCCGCATAGCCTTACTAGAGGAATCGGCGCGACTGCTATACCAAGAATGGTTTATCCGCCTGCGGTTTCCTGGCTATGAGCATGTCCGGGTTGTTGATGGTGTGCCGGAAGGCTGGGAATTGAAAACCGCTTATGATTCATTTCAGATTTGCAGCGGTGGCACACCCAAGACCTCCATTTCTGATTATTGGGATGGAGATATTCCATTCTACACGCCAAAGGATGCGGCCAATGGAATATGGGTGGCTCACTGTGAACGCAGCATTACTGAACTAGGCTTAAAAAACTGCAACAGTAAGCTTTATCCAAAAAAAACGGTATTTATTTCTGCAAGAGGCACCGTTGGAAAACTAAATATGGCCCAGCGGCCAATGGCGATGAGCCAATCCTGCTATGCACTTATTGGCAAAGATCATATTTCCCAGATTTTTGTTTACATGGCACTGCACGCTGCAGTTGAATCATTGCGCCAACAAGCCGTAGGCGCGGTCTTCGATGCTATCGTGGTCGATACTTTCAAACGAATACATATACTCATTCCGCCAACTTCAATAATTCGCTTTTTCGATGATGTAGTTGGTCCAATTTTCGAGCAAGTTGAGAATTTGACCACCCAAAGCCAAAAACTCCGCGCCGCCCGCGACCTCCTACTCCCCCGCCTGATGAGCGGCGAAATCGCCGTATGA
- a CDS encoding HsdM family class I SAM-dependent methyltransferase, protein MTADPLHNITQIESSLWEAADQLRANSKLTSSEYCMPVLGVIFLRHASNRYEAALKAIEADQAAGKMPKRALVKSDFIKRRALMLPESAHYETLLKLPTGTNLGGALVDAMNAIEADFTPLAGQLPKDYDRFESRLLEDLLRCFDNATLRTASGDVFGRIYEYFLMKFAMQGAQDNGEFFTPPSLVQTIVGVIEPDHGVVFDPACGSGGMFVQSSHFIEHEGQETSKRVTFYGQEKTATTIRLAKMNLAVHGLEGDIREANSFYDDVHRLPEGRPLWGNCDFVMANPPFNVDMVDAERIKDDRRLPFGLPGVNKQKKVGNGNYLWISYFHSYLGEKGRAGFVMSSQASSAGHGEAEVRRKLVETGDVDVMVAIRSNFFYTRTVPCELWFFDKGKPEESRDRVLMLDARNVYRKVTRKIYDFSLEQLANLTAIVWLYRGQQARFLGLVKSYFVHICEEAAAIPGELEVFEKTLAELYGQLAALADSLKGLDEPKPEQTAPLTEALAEWAAATAAYRGDREALVKALATFGAYYAATPPTINLDQHAARELFEPSAEKTKGLVKQVDLLYKLAARGGQLAQALSAVEAVAKLHDRKQASKRLKQLDEERKAAVEQLKAAAYFHRQVVWLQDRFPEAAMRAVPGLCKVVDRTEIEAADWSLTPGRYVGVAPPEVDEDFDFEQALRDIHVELADLNQEAVELAARIQGNFEEMF, encoded by the coding sequence ATGACTGCCGACCCCCTCCACAATATCACCCAGATCGAATCCAGCCTTTGGGAAGCCGCCGACCAGCTCCGCGCCAATTCCAAGCTGACCTCAAGCGAATATTGCATGCCCGTTCTTGGGGTGATTTTCCTGCGCCATGCCAGCAATCGTTATGAGGCAGCACTGAAAGCCATTGAGGCCGACCAGGCGGCGGGCAAGATGCCCAAGCGCGCCTTGGTCAAAAGCGACTTCATCAAACGCCGGGCGCTAATGCTGCCGGAGTCGGCGCACTATGAAACCTTGCTCAAGCTTCCCACCGGCACCAACCTAGGCGGTGCATTGGTGGATGCGATGAACGCCATCGAAGCCGATTTCACGCCCTTGGCTGGTCAGTTGCCCAAGGACTACGACCGCTTCGAGAGCCGCCTGTTGGAAGACCTGCTGCGCTGTTTCGACAACGCCACCCTGCGCACCGCCAGCGGGGATGTGTTCGGGCGCATCTACGAATACTTCCTGATGAAGTTCGCCATGCAGGGTGCCCAGGACAACGGCGAGTTCTTCACGCCACCCTCGCTGGTGCAAACCATTGTGGGCGTGATTGAGCCGGACCACGGCGTGGTGTTCGACCCGGCCTGTGGTTCCGGCGGGATGTTCGTGCAGTCCAGCCACTTCATCGAACACGAGGGCCAGGAAACCTCAAAGCGCGTGACCTTCTACGGCCAGGAGAAGACCGCCACCACCATCCGCTTGGCGAAAATGAACCTTGCCGTCCACGGCTTGGAAGGCGATATCCGCGAGGCCAATTCCTTCTACGACGATGTGCATCGTTTGCCGGAGGGTCGCCCGTTGTGGGGAAATTGCGATTTCGTGATGGCCAATCCGCCGTTCAACGTGGACATGGTGGACGCCGAGCGCATCAAGGACGACCGCCGCCTGCCGTTCGGTTTGCCGGGCGTGAACAAGCAGAAGAAGGTCGGCAACGGCAATTACCTATGGATTTCCTACTTCCACAGCTACCTGGGCGAGAAAGGCCGGGCGGGCTTCGTCATGTCCTCGCAGGCCAGCAGCGCCGGGCATGGCGAGGCGGAAGTGCGCCGCAAGCTGGTGGAAACCGGCGATGTGGATGTGATGGTCGCCATCCGCTCCAACTTCTTCTATACCCGCACCGTGCCCTGCGAGCTTTGGTTCTTCGACAAGGGCAAGCCCGAGGAAAGCCGCGACCGGGTTTTGATGCTCGACGCCCGCAATGTCTACCGCAAGGTCACGCGCAAGATTTACGACTTCAGCCTGGAGCAGCTCGCCAACCTGACGGCCATCGTCTGGCTTTATCGCGGCCAGCAAGCGCGTTTCTTGGGGCTGGTGAAAAGCTATTTCGTCCACATCTGCGAGGAGGCGGCAGCGATTCCCGGCGAGTTGGAGGTATTCGAGAAGACGCTGGCGGAGTTGTACGGGCAGCTTGCGGCCTTGGCCGACAGCCTCAAGGGTTTGGATGAACCCAAGCCGGAACAGACGGCCCCGCTGACCGAAGCGTTGGCGGAATGGGCCGCGGCCACCGCCGCCTACCGGGGCGACCGGGAAGCGCTGGTCAAGGCTTTGGCGACCTTCGGCGCTTATTACGCGGCTACGCCGCCGACCATCAACCTCGACCAGCACGCGGCCCGCGAGTTATTCGAGCCCTCGGCGGAGAAAACCAAGGGCTTGGTGAAGCAGGTAGACCTTTTGTACAAACTGGCGGCGCGGGGCGGGCAGTTGGCGCAGGCGTTGTCGGCTGTCGAAGCGGTGGCGAAGCTCCACGACCGCAAGCAGGCCAGCAAGCGCCTGAAGCAGTTGGACGAGGAGCGCAAGGCCGCCGTCGAACAGCTCAAAGCCGCCGCTTATTTCCATCGGCAGGTGGTGTGGCTACAGGATCGTTTCCCCGAGGCGGCAATGCGGGCGGTGCCGGGGCTGTGCAAGGTGGTGGACCGCACCGAGATCGAAGCCGCCGATTGGAGCCTGACCCCAGGCCGCTATGTGGGCGTGGCCCCACCCGAAGTGGACGAGGATTTCGATTTCGAGCAGGCGTTGCGGGATATTCATGTGGAGTTGGCCGACTTGAATCAGGAGGCGGTGGAATTGGCGGCGCGGATTCAGGGGAATTTTGAGGAAATGTTTTAG